From Aspergillus chevalieri M1 DNA, chromosome 4, nearly complete sequence, a single genomic window includes:
- a CDS encoding Zn(II)2Cys6 transcription factor (COG:K;~EggNog:ENOG410PSGR;~InterPro:IPR036864,IPR021858,IPR001138;~PFAM:PF00172,PF11951;~go_function: GO:0000981 - DNA-binding transcription factor activity, RNA polymerase II-specific [Evidence IEA];~go_function: GO:0008270 - zinc ion binding [Evidence IEA];~go_process: GO:0006355 - regulation of transcription, DNA-templated [Evidence IEA]), translated as MNRTSTTTSAPDHAATRKRYRREGGRWSRSGCLTCKKRRKRCDEAKPSCHNCTRLGKTCEGYGSMWAEPLDPFAQVFQPEGQKRRKISSSSPCSSDGFSEGSLALSTISPAPVDFDDGLSIDSYSKSEVNDQSEYTIPYASLQPSLYLTHLTPLETHYLQYHIEQGSKLLVNLETTENPLRSLIIPRALSSPLLMKAMCALSAMHFSNRSFDSFGVSIDAQTAATKYYIQTMKGIRMALAEDSGGGVSDEVVLAVGLLCKYEIVRGSVRQWAVHLGALQRLVISRGGYASLDRDTAEFLCGFFTYAHHVAKLTNRRHITGVMPEVDSVRIRKLDIYIGYTEDILKLCARTSDLPSLDPLSLQTEVNDIDTSLQTWSPTTPTNQYIIPQGMTPSVLLRLQMVAECFRDAAYIYLHSILERIPSCQPSLYPISTSKQEALQRCLSRIETFHLDPEYCEYSALTFPLFIAGCECQTIVERDIVMEALGALERNFGIGNVRRAKEILNVLWSENGEGHWLDTLERLKWDVILG; from the exons ATGAATCGAACCAGTACTACAACCTCGGCCCCGGACCATGCCGCAACGAGAAAGAGATACAGACGAGAAGGCGGGAGATGGTCTCGGTCGGGCTGCTTGACATGCAAGAAGCGGCGGAAGCGATGCGATGAGGCTAAACCGAG TTGCCATAACTGCACCAGATTGGGAAAGACATGTGAGGGCTATGGGTCTATGTGGGCAGAGCCCTTGGATCCATTTGCGCAAGTGTTCCAGCCTGAAGGACAGAAACGGCGGAAAATTAGTTCGTCTTCGCCATGCAGCTCGGATGGGTTTTCGGAGGGCAGTTTGGCATTGTCGACTATTTCGCCTGCGCCAGTGGACTTCGACGACGGTCTCTCGATAGATAGTTATTCTAAGAGCGAAGTAAATGATCAATCAGAATACACTATCCCCTATGCATCGCTCCAACCCAGCCTCTACCTAACCCACCTCACTCCCCTCGAAACCCATTACCTTCAATATCATATCGAACAAGGTTCCAAACTCCTCGTCAACCTCGAAACCACCGAAAACCCCCTTCGATCCCTCATCATCCCGCGCGCCCTCTCCTCACCACTTCTAATGAAAGCTATGTGCGCATTGTCCGCAATGCACTTTTCCAATCGCTCTTTTGACAGCTTCGGTGTCAGTATTGATGCGCAAACAGCAGCGACCAAATACTACATTCAGACTATGAAAGGGATACGCATGGCGTTAGCCGAGGATTCTGGTGGAGGAGTCTCGGATGAAGTGGTTCTGGCCGTTGGGCTTCTTTGCAAGTATGAGATTGTGCGCGGGAGCGTGAGACAGTGGGCAGTGCATTTGGGAGCGTTGCAGAGGTTGGTTATTTCCAGGGGTGGGTATGCTTCTTTAGATCGGGATACGGCGGAGTTTTTGTGTGGTTT TTTTACATATGCGCATCATGTGGCCAAACTTACCAACCGGCGACATATCACAGGTGTCATGCCGGAAGTTGATAGTGTGCGGATCAGAAAATTGGACATCTACATCGGCTATACGGAGGATATACTTAAGCTCTGCGCTAGAACCTCCGATCTCCCATCTTTAGATCCTTTATCTCTGCAAACAGAAGTTAACGACAT TGATACCTCCCTCCAAACTTGGTCACCCACAACACCCACAAACCAATACATCATACCCCAAGGAATGACACCCTCCGTCCTGCTTCGTCTACAAATGGTCGCAGAATGTTTCCGCGATGCAGCATATATCTACCTCCATTCCATTCTCGAACGCATACCCTCCTGTCAACCATCTTTATATCCCATTTCAACATCTAAACAAGAAGCCCTGCAAAGGTGCCTATCTCGCATCGAAACTTTTCATCTCGATCCAGAGTATTGTGAGTACTCAGCCTTGACATTTCCGCTCTTCATCGCGGGGTGTGAGTGCCAGACTATAGTAGAGAGGGATATTGTTATGGAGGCATTAGGGGCGTTAGAGAGGAATTTTGGAATTGGGAATGTGAGGAGGGCGAAAGAGATATTGAATGTTCTTTGGAGTGAAAATGGAGAGGGGCATTGGCTGGATACACTGGAGAGGCTGAAGTGGGATGTCATTTTGGGGTAG
- the MT2 gene encoding putative cyclopropane-fatty-acyl-phospholipid synthase (COG:M;~EggNog:ENOG410PFZI;~InterPro:IPR029063;~PFAM:PF02353,PF08241,PF13649,PF13489;~TransMembrane:2 (o55-73i80-102o)), translating to MTTEKIHPESPEEFEFIETPPASCITPAEPCGVRTTSYPAIKNAPVPADSPGSDGFSNILLFSLLVLIPWYLARQVGGGFYTTIFFAIFTTIPILMAFWTIASSVSPRKNEKAKYAGRPVEHYLQFHSEHDRAAYRGKSKIPMEVFYEKYFNGEVDFKGDALECLEFRHDWANFRFTMGLYKHFLFGFIPELLIHSRSQDEEQVRDHYDRGDDFYAWFLGPRMIYTSGLIGDVNREETLEELQDNKLAVVCEKIGLKPGDTVLDLGCGWGTLAKYASVHYGAHVTGITLGRNQTAWGNNGLRKAGIEDSQSRIHCLDYRDAPRVSGGYKKITCLEMAEHVGVRHFSSFLSQVYDMLDDDGVFFLQIAGLRKSWQYEDLIWGLFMNKYIFPGADASTPLGFVIDKLEGSGFEIKGVDTIGVHYSATLWRWYRNWMGNREKVEAKYGKRWFRIWEYFLAASTITSRQGGATCWQITLVKNINSTHRVEGINSQYGLTGARQASIDNVGNGSVPSAHVPTVTK from the exons ATGACGACGGAGAAGATTCACCCCGAGTCTCCTGAGGAGTTCGAGTTCATCGAGACTCCTCCGGCTTCTTGCATCACTCCCGCGGAGCCATGTGGTGTGCGGACGACATCG TATCCTGCTATCAAGAATGCTCCCGTTCCCGCCGATTCTCCCGGCAGCGATGGCTTCTCTaacatcctgctcttctCTTTGCTCGTGCTCATTCCGTGGTACCTGGCCCGCCAGGTTGGCGGTGGTTTCTACACCACCATCTTCTTCGCTATCTTTACCACGATCCCCATTCTGATGGCCTTCTGGACTATTGCTTCTTCCGTTTCTCCCCGTAAGAACGAGAAGGCCAAGTACGCTGGTCGTCCCGTCGAGCACTACCTTCAGTTCCACAGCGAGCATGACCGTGCTGCCTACCGCGGCAAGAGCAAGATCCCCATGGAGGTCTTCTACGAGAAATACTTCAATGGCGAGGTTGACTTCAAGGGTGATGCTCTTGAGTGTCTCGAGTTCCGTCACGACTGGGCCAACTTCCGCTTCACCATGGGTCTCTACAAGCACTTCCTGTTTGGTTTCATTCCCGAGTTGCTGATTCACTCTCGTTCTCAGG ATGAAGAACAGGTCCGTGACCACTACGACAGAGGCGACGACTTTTACGCTTGGTTCTTGGGTCCTCGCATGATCTACACCTCCGGTCTGATCGGTGACGTCAACAGAGAGGAGACTCTTGAGGAGCTCCAGGACAACAAGCTTGCGGTTGTTTGCGAGAAGATTGGTCTTAAGCCTGGCGACACCGTTCTCGACCTCGGCTGTGGCTGGGGTACTCTGGCCAAGTACGCTTCGGTCCACTATGGCGCTCACGTTACTGGTATCACTCTTGGTCGTAACCAGACTGCCTGGGGTAACAATGGTCTCCGCAAGGCCGGTATCGAAGACTCTCAAAGCCGCATCCACTGCTTGGACTACCGTGATGCTCCCCGTGTATCCGGAGGCTACAAGAAGATCACTTGTCTTGAGATGGCTGAGCACGTCGGTGTGCGCCACTTCTCCAGCTTCCTGTCCCAGGTCTACGACATGCTTGATGACGACGGTGTCTTCTTCCTGCAGATCGCTGGTCTCCGCAAGTCTTGGCAGTACGAGGATCTCATCTGGGGTCTTTTCATGAACAAGTACATCTTCCCCGGTGCTGACGCTAGCACTCCTCTTGGCTTCGTTATCGACAAGCTCGAGGGTTCCGGTTTTGAGATCAAGGGTGTTGATACTATTGGTGTTCACTACTCTGCCACTCTCTGGCGGTGGTACCGTAACTGGATGGGCAACCGTGAGAAGGTTGAGGCTAAGTACGGCAAAAGATGGTTCCGC ATCTGGGAGTACTTCCTTGCTGCCTCCACTATCACTTCCCGCCAGGGTGGTGCTACCTGCTGGCAGATCACTCTCGTCAAGAACATCAACTCCACCCACCGTGTTGAGGGTATCAACTCGCAGTACGGTCTTACCGGAGCCCGCCAGGCCTCCATTGACAACGTTGGCAACGGCAGCGTCCCTAGCGCTCACGTGCCTACTGTTACCAAATAA
- a CDS encoding uncharacterized protein (COG:S;~EggNog:ENOG410PQ8N), translating to MLAVRDQENLVHAHQTVAAGKPLNQGTKTPGARAPKTPFKVPLNDENGPLAFGKKTVKATGRGNENLKPAKDAFVTPLPENRQRAPLGMKTTNAKAKTPAPIGTNKPERTNRRTSTQKVKKIAPLVQQSEPETAAKSVQDDVPDIEYMPPKPKELPDLPDDIIYDTTFPQFRPENLARGLESTYGDNEIGSDGLTKRERKYKEASIAQDKMMDEMILKQIESIGFEEANETDQSRQSTLKEASKRRLEPRRVKVPTPKVKYTSNVSTLRARDAAAALSASETSAPPTRAASRPRISSSIHTTRKPRAPANPSSMRHSAAVANSKTTVGYAKGREVSTRLHGKPSTIAKQPAPKNILSPDTYMQLYGTPPFGSEMWLRCKAAGCFDDEQNQPEIIPETLPTFDEDDEALNFQLAL from the exons ATGTTGGCTGTGCGAGACCAGGAGAATCTGGTGCATGCTCACCAGACCGTGGCTGCTGGAAAACCGTTGAATCAAGGCACGAAGACTCCCGGCGCACGAGCTCCCAAAACCCCGTTCAAGGTCCCGCTGAATGACGAGAATGGCCCGTTGGCTTTTGGAAAGAAGACCGTGAAGGCGACTGGAAGGGGGAATGAGAATTTGAAGCCAGCCAAGGATGCGTTTGTAACTCCTCTGC CAGAGAACCGTCAACGCGCGCCACTGGGTATGAAAACGACCAATGCGAAGGCCAAGACCCCAGCTCCTATTGGCACGAACAAGCCCGAGAGGACCAACAGAAGGACATCGACTCAAAAAGTGAAGAAGATTGCTCCCTTGGTACAGCAGAGTGAGCCGGAGACAGCGGCAAAGTCGGTCCAGGATGATGTGCCGGATATCGAATACATGCCACCCAAGCCTAAAG AGCTCCCGGACCTCCCAGACGACATTATATACGACACCACGTTCCCTCAGTTCAGACCAGAGAACCTGGCACGCGGATTGGAGAGCACCTACGGAGACAACGAAATCGGAAGCGACGGTCTTACCAAGCGGGAACGAAAGTACAAGGAAGCTTCGATCGCCCAGGACAAGATGATGGACGAAATGATTCTCAAGCAAATCGAAAGTATTGGGTTTGAGGAAGCCAACGAAACAGACCAGTCCCGACAGTCTACCTTGAAGGAGGCATCAAAACGTCGCCTTGAACCTCGTCGAGTGAAGGTCCCTACCCCGAAGGTCAAATACACTAGCAATGTTTCGACTCTACGAGCCCGAGATGCAGCGGCAGCGTTGTCAGCCTCCGAAACTTCGGCTCCACCAACCAGAGCTGCGTCCCGACCCCGAATCAGTTCATCAATTCATACAACGAGAAAGCCCAGGGCTCCTGCGAACCCATCTTCTATGCGCCATAGTGCCGCTGTCGCAAACTCCAAAACCACCGTGGGTTACGCCAAAGGCAGAGAGGTTTCCACCAGACTGCACGGCAAGCCGTCGACCATCGCGAAACAGCCAGCACCCAAGAACATCCTATCTCCCGATACGTATATGCAGCTCTACGGAACGCCGCCATTCGGATCGGAGATGTGGCTCCGCTGCAAGGCTGCCGGTTGCTTCGACGATGAACAGAACCAGCCGGAAATCATCCCGGAGACCCTTCCTACAttcgacgaggatgacgaggCGCTCAACTTCCAGTTGGCGCTATGA
- the PEX30 gene encoding PEX28-32 family peroxisomal membrane protein (COG:S;~EggNog:ENOG410PJ9U;~InterPro:IPR010482,IPR006614;~PFAM:PF06398;~TransMembrane:3 (i90-112o118-137i220-241o);~go_component: GO:0016021 - integral component of membrane [Evidence IEA]), giving the protein MAALDDFPWIDSMASSSYAQDHGVQLDSQQPTVAAFSPTTIAGSSLTSRQRSSVIVHRKSPLLVATPPAVTRALAYSHPFILPLNKLAGLLTWTSGDPWESFLLVAAFWAVVMYGDAVIHWAGPILVVIGLILGMYWRRYSPLSSRSWFDQKPKSTDYQKAAADGGTARHHTSLDEIVETLRTFTTRCNILLEPLLDLTDFLSTQRTATSATTKPALTALFFRILFVTPIWILLTLPPFYLLTTRRVVMLVGTSFLTYHCRPARVARVILWRSLFVRRVCSMITGLQFSSEVDKSQSIKSLTRGRTKDMTTKRNPESSGIRFTFVIYENQRRWLGIGWTYSLFPSERTAWTDEHLNSVPPRDEFELPDVHSGNAEWRWVESSEWRIEGAEESSDKADSKSSDGGGWIYYDNKWNEGRRGQDGWDRYTRRRKWYRDAELVEIPSPEEMTESTSTLTQALQNEQNGTTDYEDAKSTSQSTSSKARRRRWFGSSKSVSDNSSNSTPTGAASSSTSISTTNPSSVTNQKITSATNHSPSGSRPINIKSSSSSRPHKPSSYSSHSSSLGREGSTHGSISDTRSVRDREIVDAQDRLDRWGARATGGTERVERELGLSDEMNMGLS; this is encoded by the exons ATGGCAGCTCTCG ACGACTTTCCGTGGATAGATTCCATGGCGTCCTCTTCGTACGCGCAAGATCATGGCGTGCAGCTGGATAGCCAGCAGCCGACCGTCGCCGCTTTCTCGCCCACCACCATTGCCGGTTCTTCCTTGACTTCGAGACAGCGCTCCAGTGTTATTGTCCATCGCAAGTCGCCGTTGCTGGTCGCTACTCCCCCCGCCGTCACGCGAGCCTTGGCCTATTCGCACCCGTTCATTCTGCCGTTGAATAAGTTGGCTGGCCTGTTGACATGGACCTCGGGTGATCCGTGGGAGAGCTTCCTGCTCGTCGCAGCCTTCTGGGCGGTGGTTATGTATGGTGATGCCGTTATTCACTGGGCCGGTCCGATCCTTGTTGTGATCGGGTTGATCCTGGGAATGTACTGGCGTCGCTATTCTCCGCTATCCTCCCGCTCGTGGTTTGATCAGAAGCCCAAATCTACGGACTACCAGAAGGCAGCTGCAGATGGCGGGACAGCTCGACACCATACCAGCTTAGACGAAATCGTCGAAACCTTGCGCACCTTCACCACCCGGTGTAATATCCTCCTTGAACCCCTACTCGATTTGACCGATTTCCTCTCCACCCAGCGCACGGCCACTTCCGCTACCACCAAACCAGCCCTGACTGCTCTATTCTTCCGCATCCTCTTTGTCACCCCGATATGGATCCTTTTAACCCTCCCTCCATTCTACCTGCTAACCACCCGCCGTGTCGTCATGCTGGTGGGCACTTCTTTCCTTACATATCACTGCCGACCGGCACGAGTCGCCCGGGTTATCTTGTGGAGATCTCTCTTTGTCCGTCGGGTTTGTTCAATGATTACTGGTCTCCAGTTCTCGTCAGAGGTCGACAAGTCTCAGTCGATCAAAAGCCTGACCCGTGGTCGTACTAAAGACATGACAACCAAGCGCAACCCAGAGTCATCGGGTATCCGCTTTACTTTTGTCATCTATGAGAACCAGCGCCGTTGGCTTGGGATCGGATGGACATATTCCTTGTTTCCGTCTGAGCGGACGGCATGGACAGATGAACATCTCAACAGCGTCCCGCCAAGAGATGAGTTTGAGCTCCCGGATGTGCACAGCGGCAATGCTGAATGGCGCTGGGTGGAAAGCAGTGAGTGGCGGATAGAAGGTGCTGAAGAATCTAGCGATAAGGCGGATTCCAAGTCATCAGATGGCGGAGGATGGATCTATTACGATAACAAG TGGAACGAAGGCCGTCGGGGCCAGGATGGATGGGATCGGTATACTCGCCGAAGAAAGTGGTACCGTGACGCTGAACTCGTCGAGATTCCATCCCCCGAAGAAATGACagaatccacatccaccTTAACCCAAGCGCTGCAAAACGAACAGAACGGCACCACCGATTATGAAGATGCCAAGAGCACCTCCCAGTCGACCTCGTCCAAAGCACGACGCAGGCGCTGGTTCGGGAGCTCGAAGAGTGTAAGCGACAACTCCAGCAACAGTACCCCCACTGGAGCGGCCTCATCCTCCACATCCATATCCACCACAAATCCCTCTTCCGTTACAAACCAAAAAATAACATCTGCCACCAATCACAGTCCCTCCGGCTCGAGGCCAATTAACATTAAgtcatcgtcctcgtctcGTCCTCACAAACCATCGAGCTATTCAAGCCATAGCAGTAGTTTGGGTCGCGAAGGGAGTACACACGGAAGTATTAGTGATACCCGTAGTGTCCGTGACAGGGAGATTGTCGACGCCCAGGATCGTCTTGATCGTTGGGGCGCGCGAGCTACCGGTGGCACTGAGAGAGTTGAGAGGGAATTGGGATTAAGTGATGAGATGAATATGGGGTTGAGTTGA
- a CDS encoding amine oxidase (COG:Q;~EggNog:ENOG410PF88;~InterPro:IPR000269,IPR015798,IPR016182,IPR036460;~PFAM:PF01179;~go_function: GO:0005507 - copper ion binding [Evidence IEA];~go_function: GO:0008131 - primary amine oxidase activity [Evidence IEA];~go_function: GO:0048038 - quinone binding [Evidence IEA];~go_process: GO:0009308 - amine metabolic process [Evidence IEA];~go_process: GO:0055114 - oxidation-reduction process [Evidence IEA]) → MSSTSLHPFDPITPGEIQLAVRVLQAAFSGVPLRYKKIDLQEPIKADVVPYIEAERLRQPLPSRPARILLAYFNRLDNGSFYKALLNADTRSIIYAKEMPKEVQAPVDIDELADIEDLCMRHPAVQAEIERLKLPPGITVCNDPWMYGTDDANETRRLFQCFMYIVEVDHPQNNHYSLPCKFSPVFDGTTHELVRMDYLPGGANTVAVETQPWKPVKAVQYAHELLDEPLRQDLKPYIAQQPEGPSFNVDGNLVSWQKWRFRVGFNSREGLVIHNVTYDNRNLFYRLSVSEMTVPYGDPRAPYHRKQAFDVGDVGFGLNANQLSLGCDCLGHIKYFDGYRADSKGNPVLMQNVVCMHEQDNGLQHKHTNYRTGAATVVRNRQLVLQIICTVANYEYIFAYIFDQAANVELEVRATGILSTVPFDNQNGETVPWGTNVGPGVMAPFHQHMFSLRIDPAIDGHKNTIYYEDSIPLPEDDETNPYGVGYTTQQTTLRTSGTAETDVSRHRVFKIRNDSITNPITYKPVAYKLMTAPSQMMLASKKSLGWQRAVFASKPIWVTKYRDEELFAAGEFTNQSRRAEGVETWVARNDETENEDVVLWHTFGLTHNPRVEDFPVMPMEKISVMLRPDGFFTKNPALDVPQSSQGFNKSTLHQEASPAACCSGGSRAKLFKRVE, encoded by the exons ATGTCTTCAACTAGTCTTCATCCTTTCGATCCAATTACTCCTGGGGAGATTCAATTGGCTGTGCGAGTCTTACAGGCAGCTTTCTCTGGTGTACCACTGCGGTACAAGAAGATTGACCTTCAGGAACCCATCAAAGCAGACGTGGTTCCATACATCGAAGCAGAGAGATTACGGCAGCCCCTACCGTCGAGACCAGCTCGCATTCTGCTCGCTTACTTCAACCGTCTCGACAATGGCTCATTTTACAAGGCGCTATTGAACGCAGATACCAGATCAATTATATACGCAAAGGAGATGCCCAAAGAGGTGCAA GCACCCGTTGACATCGATGAGCTAGCTGATATCGAAGATCTTTGCATGCGCCATCCAGCAGTACAAGCTGAAATTGAGAGACTCAAGCTCCCACCAGGGATAACCGTCTGCAACGATCCCTGGATGTACGGCACGGACGACGCCAATGAAACACGACGCCTCTTCCAGTGCTTTATGTACATTGTTGAAGTCGACCATCCCCAGAACAACCACTACTCGCTCCCATGCAAGTTTTCTCCggtgtttgatggcaccACGCACGAACTTGTCCGTATGGACTATCTCCCTGGCGGTGCGAATACTGTCGCCGTGGAAACTCAGCCGTGGAAGCCTGTCAAGGCTGTGCAATATGCGCACGAACTTCTGGATGAACCGCTCAGGCAGGATCTTAAGCCCTATATTGCGCAGCAGCCTGAGGGGCCGTCTTTCAATGTGGACGGCAACCTGGTGTCTTGGCAGAAATGGCGGTTCAGAGTAGGATTCAACAGTCGTGAGGGTCTTGTCATTCATAATGTGACGTACGATAACCGGAATCTGTTTTACCGTCTTTCTGTCTCGGAGATGACTGTTCCCTATGGAG ACCCCCGTGCACCATACCACCGAAAACAAGCCTTCGACGTTGGCGACGTTGGATTCGGTTTAAACGCCAATCAACTATCCCTAGGCTGCGACTGCCTCGGCCACATCAAATACTTCGACGGCTACAGAGCCGATTCGAAAGGCAACCCGGTGTTGATGCAAAATGTAGTCTGCATGCACGAACAAGACAATGGCCTTCAACACAAACACACCAACTACCGCACCGGCGCCGCAACTGTCGTGCGCAACCGCCAACTCGTCCTCCAAATCATCTGCACCGTCGCCAACTACGAGTACATCTTCGCATACATCTTCGACCAAGCCGCAAACGTGGAACTGGAAGTCCGCGCCACAGGAATCCTCTCCACCGTCCCGTTCGACAACCAAAACGGCGAGACTGTCCCCTGGGGAACGAATGTCGGGCCAGGAGTCATGGCCCCCTTCCACCAACACATGTTTTCTCTCAGAATCGACCCAGCCATCGACGGGCACAAGAACACAATCTACTACGAAGACAGCATCCCGCTCCCAGAAGACGACGAAACAAACCCCTACGGCGTAGGCTATACAACCCAGCAAACGACCCTCCGCACATCGGGAACAGCAGAAACAGACGTCTCGCGGCACCGCGTCTTCAAAATCCGGAACGACTCCATTACAAACCCCATCACCTACAAACCAGTCGCGTATAAGCTCATGACAGCGCCGAGCCAGATGATGCTCGCATCGAAGAAATCGCTGGGATGGCAGAGGGCTGTGTTTGCAAGTAAGCCCATCTGGGTTACGAAGTATCGGGATGAGGAGTTGTTTGCGGCGGGGGAGTTTACGAATCAGTCGAGACGGGCGGAGGGCGTTGAGACGTGGGTTGCTAGGAATGATGAGACGGAGAATGAGGATGTGGTATTGTGGCATA CCTTTGGTTTAACACACAACCCCCGCGTCGAAGATTTCCCCGTTATGCCCATGGAGAAGATCAGTGTTATGCTTAGGCCGGATGGATTCTTTACCAAGAACCCAGCGTTAGATGTGCCGCAGTCGTCGCAAGGTTTTAATAAGTCTACTCTTCATCAAGAGGCTAGCCCTGCGGCGTGCTGCAGCGGTGGCAGTAGGGCTAAGTTGTTTAAGAGGGTTGAGTAG
- a CDS encoding uncharacterized protein (COG:U;~EggNog:ENOG410PQJE;~InterPro:IPR011012,IPR006722;~PFAM:PF04628;~go_process: GO:0006888 - endoplasmic reticulum to Golgi vesicle-mediated transport [Evidence IEA]) produces MTAKIACIGVIGKADNPLHISLFPPYTDSTIEFNFLLNSCLDIFDIHQKQTAISQDLGLLHAVDERLAAYGWLTTTGVKFLVVVDLMGQQVPIGAEKPKSAGAAISGLRDGNLKPVFHALQTAYIQLLQNPFYSPDDHLPLAKNAAVPTSTSQEITNKKFISEVKRIGDSWAPGMAAV; encoded by the exons ATGACAGCCAAGATTGCCTGCATTGGTGTTATTGGGAAAGCT GACAACCCTCTCCACATCTCATTATTCCCTCCTTATACAGATTCAACTATCGAATTCAACTTCTTATTAAACTCATGTCTTGATATCTTTGACATTCACCAGAAGCAGACTGCCATCAGTCAAGACCTGGGCCTATTACATGCAGTCGATGAAAGATTAGCAGCCTACGGTTGGTTAACAACTACCGGCGTCAAGTTCCTGGTAGTGGTGGATTTAATGGGGCAACAAGTGCCTATTGGCGCAGAAAAGCCCAAAAGTGCCGGTGCTGCCATAAGCGGATTGAGAGATGGCAACCTCAAACCA GTCTTTCACGCTCTGCAAACTGCCTACATCCAGCTCTTGCAAAACCCATTCTATTCCCCTGATGATCACCTTCCTCTAGCCAAGAATGCGGCCGTACCAACCTCAACATCTCAGGAGATCACAAATAAAAAGTTCATCAGTGAGGTGAAGAGGATTGGTGACTCCTGGGCTCCCGGCATGGCTGCAGTTTGA